From a region of the Arachis ipaensis cultivar K30076 chromosome B09, Araip1.1, whole genome shotgun sequence genome:
- the LOC107616294 gene encoding uncharacterized protein LOC107616294, which produces MDAYSGYNRIPMYKPDQEKTSFITPRANYCYVVMPFELKSAGATYQRLMNKVFAPHLGNLMEVYVDDILVKTKDKADLLTDLSQVFNTIRMHGMRLNPAKCTFVVEAGKFLGFMLTQRGIESNPDKCRVVLEMKIPTCLREVQQLNGRLATLSRFLAGSALRTLPLFSLLRKGCQFEWTPRCKEAFQEFKRFLSQPPILTRPKNGEKLVLYLSVADKAVSLALIREDEVGQHPMYFTSKFLQGPELRYQKLEKFAYALIVASRRLRPYFQAHTIKVRMNQPMKQILQIDITGRMVQWAIELSEFDLSGADIILVSQEGTQIEIFLKFEFPASNNQAEYEALIAGLKLAEEVGTTKVVVFSDSQVVTSQINGEYQAKDSNMKRYLDKTLEHLGWFSETEVKHIIRDLNSRADALFKLATNGQAEEANKVILAGLKKRLQDAKGAWAEELPQVLWAYRTTPQSATGETPFQLAYGIEAMISVEISQQSPRVNFYGEVGNIQGHKKELELLPEVREQAQIREAALKQRMTNRYNKKVIRKSFAPNDLVLIRNDIGVNKSGEGKLAANWKGSYKISEVLGKGYYKVTDLSGTELPRSLHACNMKRYYS; this is translated from the exons atggatgcatactcggggTATAATCGAATCCCGATGTACAAGCCGGATCAGGAAAAAACATCCTTCATCACACCTAGAGCAAATTATTGCTATGTGGTTATGCCTTTTGAATTAAAAAGCGCAGGAGCCACATATcaaaggttgatgaataaggtgtttgcgcCTCACCTTGGGAATCTAATGGAAGTATACGTAGACGATATATTGGTAAAAACTAAGGACAAGGCCGACCTCCTGACTGACCTCTCACAAGTCTTCAACACCATTAGGATGCATGGAATGAGGTTGAATCCTGCAAAGTGCACCTTCGTAGTGGAGGCCGGAAAATTTTTgggattcatgctaacacaaagggGGATTGAATCTAACCCCGACAAGTGTAGAGTAGTCCTAGAAATGAAAATCCCGACTTGCTTAAGGGAGGTCCAGCAACTAAACGGCCGACTTGCAACCCTCTCTAGGTTCTTGGCGGGATCAGCATTAAGAACCCTTCCACTTTTTTccctactaagaaaaggatgccagttcgaatggactcctaGATGCAAAGAagcattccaggagttcaaaaggtttttaAGCCAACCTCCAATTCTGACCCGACCTAAAAATGGGGAAAAACTCGTCTTGTATTTGTCCGTAGCCGACAAAGCTGTATCATTAGCTCTAATACGGGAAGATGAGGTCGGGCAGCATCCTATGTATTTCACCAGCAAATTTCTACAAGGCCCCGAATTAAGGTACCAAAAACTCGAGAAGTTTGCGTATGCCTTAATAgtagcctctcgaaggctacggccttattttcaagctcacacaataaaagTCCGAATGAACCAGCCCATGAAGCAAATACTTCAAATAGACATTACGggcagaatggttcaatgggctatagagctatccgagttcgacctcag TGGAGCTGACATAATACTAGTCAGCCAAGAGGGAACCCAAATAGAAATCTTCCTCAAATTCGAGTTCCCTGCTTCtaacaatcaggcagaatatgaagccttgattgcaggGCTAAAGCTGGCAGAGGAAGTCGGCACAACCAAAGTAGTCGTGTTCAGTGACTCCCaggtggtgacctcccagatCAACGGAGAGTACCAGGCTAAAGATTccaatatgaaaaggtacttggacaaaaccttgGAACACCTTGGGTGGTTCTCAGAAACCGAGGTAAAACACATAATTCGGGATCTCAACAGCAGAGCAGACGCTCTTttcaagttagcaa caaatgggcaagctgaggaaGCCAACAAGGTTATACTGGCTGGTTTAAAGAAAAGgttgcaagatgcaaagggagcatgGGCTGAAGAACTCCCTCAAGTACTGTGGGCCTATCGAACTACACCTCAATCTGCcacaggagaaacacccttccaaCTTGCTTATGGAATAGAAGCCATGATATCAGTTGAAATCAGCcagcaaagtccaagggtgaaCTTCTACGGCGAGGTTGGCAACATACAAGGACACAAGAAAGAGCTCGAGCTACTCCctgaagtccgagaacaagcccaAATAAGGGAAGCAgcattgaagcaaaggatgacaaACAGATATAACAAGAAAGTCATTCGAAAAAGCTTCGCCCCAAACGACTTGGTCCTGATCAGAAATGACATCGGAGTCAACAAGTCGGGGGAAGGAAAGCTtgctgctaattggaaagggTCATATAAGATAAGTGAAGTCTTAGGAAAGGGATACTACAAGGTAACCGACTTGAGCGGTACCGAGCTACCAAGGTCGttgcatgcttgtaatatgaaaaggtactatagttaa